Proteins from a single region of Gopherus evgoodei ecotype Sinaloan lineage unplaced genomic scaffold, rGopEvg1_v1.p scaffold_110_arrow_ctg1, whole genome shotgun sequence:
- the LOC115639722 gene encoding uncharacterized protein LOC115639722 isoform X4 codes for MIYYCFLTTHQVIGFLRNFIKRLTSKSSSDWNSKIMQHPRQSDGHNCGPLILKFAETYLQHKDISTVETTQKANTAFRRHIAILLMKESESVEDYCIYCNLIDCEKDSEDCTMVQCDSCKRWAHIPCITEGINQENLTYEKKEYNCKTCA; via the exons ATGATATATTATTGCTTCCTTACCACACACCAGGTCATTGGGTTCTTGCG AAACTTCATCAAACGATTAACTAGTAAATCCTCATCTGATTGGAACAGTAAAATTATGCAGCATCCCAGACAAAGTGATGGCCACAACTGTGGACCACTCATCTTAAAG TTTGCAGAAACATATTTGCAGCACAAAGACATCAGTACGGTGGAAACAACACAGAAGGCTAATACTGCGTTTAGAAGACATATAGCAATTCTTCTAATGAAGGAGTCAG aaagcgtGGAGGACTACTGCATATACTGCAACCTTATCGACTGTGAAAAAGACAGTGAGGATTGCACGATG GTCCAGTGTGATTCTTGCAAGAGGTGGGCACACATACCATGCATTACAGAAGGAATCAATCaagaaaacctgacatatgagAAGAAAGAGTATAACTGCAAGACATGTGCATAG
- the LOC115639722 gene encoding uncharacterized protein LOC115639722 isoform X2, whose protein sequence is MSVEGKRVKLQTISGKQLGTMYSIAHLKPVKEPTTLAAESTSEGKTGTEIGVGDAEPETPTEEIREVDGTVSHDSKVENIEVTAIEKEEYIGQDVSNNDTSDADDSFDDMLTEEVEDKQWLLKVKLVMTSKHTERLEAKVRNIKLYGSSFHCLKPRSWISDEVIDAFLSCVVEKADGKSELLQNDILLLPYHTPGHWVLAVRCFVLCFWIMGNKCGNK, encoded by the exons ATGAGTGTTGAAGGTAAGAGAGTGAAATTACAAACCATCTCAGGGAAACAGTTAGGAACCATGTACAGTATTGCACACTTAAAACCAGTAAAAGAGCCAACAACATTAGCTGCTGAAAGCACATCAGAGGGAAAAACTGGCACTGAAATTGGAGTTGGTGACGCTGAACCAGAAACACCCACGGAAGAGATTAGAGAAGTGGATGGCACTGTATCTCATGACAGCAAAGTGGAAAACATAGAGGTCACAGCAATAGAAAAAGAGGAATATATAGGGCAAGATGTGTCAAACAATGATACAAGTGATGCTGATGACAGTTTTGATGACATGCTTACAGAGGAAGTGGAAGACAAGCAATGGCTTCTGAAAG taaaATTGGTAATGaccagcaaacacacagagagactggAGGCGAAAGTGAGAAACATAAAATTGTATGGCTCTTCATTTCATTGCCTGAAACCAAGAAGCTGGATAAGTGATGAG GTTATTGATGCATTTTTGAGCTGTGTAGTTGAGAAAGCAGATGGAAAG agtGAATTACTTCAAAATGATATATTATTGCTTCCTTACCACACACCAGGTCATTGGGTTCTTGCGGTAAGATGTTTTGTATTGTGCTTCTGGATTATGGGCAATAAATGTGGCAATAAATAA
- the LOC115639722 gene encoding sentrin-specific protease 1-like isoform X1, translating to MSVEGKRVKLQTISGKQLGTMYSIAHLKPVKEPTTLAAESTSEGKTGTEIGVGDAEPETPTEEIREVDGTVSHDSKVENIEVTAIEKEEYIGQDVSNNDTSDADDSFDDMLTEEVEDKQWLLKVKLVMTSKHTERLEAKVRNIKLYGSSFHCLKPRSWISDEVIDAFLSCVVEKADGKVQAISSVVSTVILSGRATQVKVKSELLQNDILLLPYHTPGHWVLAVRCFVLCFWIMGNKCGNK from the exons ATGAGTGTTGAAGGTAAGAGAGTGAAATTACAAACCATCTCAGGGAAACAGTTAGGAACCATGTACAGTATTGCACACTTAAAACCAGTAAAAGAGCCAACAACATTAGCTGCTGAAAGCACATCAGAGGGAAAAACTGGCACTGAAATTGGAGTTGGTGACGCTGAACCAGAAACACCCACGGAAGAGATTAGAGAAGTGGATGGCACTGTATCTCATGACAGCAAAGTGGAAAACATAGAGGTCACAGCAATAGAAAAAGAGGAATATATAGGGCAAGATGTGTCAAACAATGATACAAGTGATGCTGATGACAGTTTTGATGACATGCTTACAGAGGAAGTGGAAGACAAGCAATGGCTTCTGAAAG taaaATTGGTAATGaccagcaaacacacagagagactggAGGCGAAAGTGAGAAACATAAAATTGTATGGCTCTTCATTTCATTGCCTGAAACCAAGAAGCTGGATAAGTGATGAG GTTATTGATGCATTTTTGAGCTGTGTAGTTGAGAAAGCAGATGGAAAG GTACAAGCCATCTCATCAGTAGTTTCCACTGTCATTCTCTCAGGCAGAGCTACACAAGTGAAAGTGAAG agtGAATTACTTCAAAATGATATATTATTGCTTCCTTACCACACACCAGGTCATTGGGTTCTTGCGGTAAGATGTTTTGTATTGTGCTTCTGGATTATGGGCAATAAATGTGGCAATAAATAA
- the LOC115639722 gene encoding uncharacterized protein LOC115639722 isoform X3 yields MERVNYFKMIYYCFLTTHQVIGFLRNFIKRLTSKSSSDWNSKIMQHPRQSDGHNCGPLILKFAETYLQHKDISTVETTQKANTAFRRHIAILLMKESESVEDYCIYCNLIDCEKDSEDCTMVQCDSCKRWAHIPCITEGINQENLTYEKKEYNCKTCA; encoded by the exons ATGGAAAG agtGAATTACTTCAAAATGATATATTATTGCTTCCTTACCACACACCAGGTCATTGGGTTCTTGCG AAACTTCATCAAACGATTAACTAGTAAATCCTCATCTGATTGGAACAGTAAAATTATGCAGCATCCCAGACAAAGTGATGGCCACAACTGTGGACCACTCATCTTAAAG TTTGCAGAAACATATTTGCAGCACAAAGACATCAGTACGGTGGAAACAACACAGAAGGCTAATACTGCGTTTAGAAGACATATAGCAATTCTTCTAATGAAGGAGTCAG aaagcgtGGAGGACTACTGCATATACTGCAACCTTATCGACTGTGAAAAAGACAGTGAGGATTGCACGATG GTCCAGTGTGATTCTTGCAAGAGGTGGGCACACATACCATGCATTACAGAAGGAATCAATCaagaaaacctgacatatgagAAGAAAGAGTATAACTGCAAGACATGTGCATAG